In Aspergillus fumigatus Af293 chromosome 2, whole genome shotgun sequence, a genomic segment contains:
- a CDS encoding putative F-box protein (Pof7) codes for MTIMEDNAELESFRRQWREEVARRTHHNRPSTTQRKSSVSSADRPSRFPPTRHAASECNEEEDEGEGLTAFDQGELAHVVERLSLGRVDEDALLSQIPRREPRSALEHFERAVEKEAQGNLGDSLHHYRKAYRLDSAVDRTYRNKHFAAAWKKSTHGGPKTSTANGAPASGQDSQDEPVVLPTPELIASFAHLPIPRAEPEIEGTPPPPCPIANIPTEVLLVILRHVALMDPASFCRMALVCKRLAYHFANEQHIWKRLCQGFEFGFKSMHYSFACDIHGNPEYIMRQRYTPFPFSVPVQIPKPLSSWSQVFQMFPRIRFTGVYLSTVNYTRPGAASSYHNISWDSPIHIVTYYRYLRFYSDGSVISILTTAEPLDVVPYISKENMKAARATSSHRHHQRNTSDPGITLAGGAEPIPPVALSALKEARRGRWHLVKPLAASESEDDNRIPSVSDRPPFPVRTVHTPALDPRDVIIETEGVGSKYTYTMHLSLRSSSGGSKPANPTATPANTSKNTKLVWKGFWSHNKLTDDWAEFGLRNDRAFVFRRVRGWGM; via the exons ATGACCATAATGGAGGACAACGCCGAGCTTGAATCGTTTCGACGCCAGTGGCGGGAGGAAGTTGCACGCCGGACACATCATAACCGGCCTAGTACTACACAACGAAAATCATCTGTATCTTCTGCCGACCGGCCCAGCCGCTTCCCTCCTACCCGACATGCGGCCTCGGAATGtaacgaggaggaagacgaaggaGAAGGGCTAACAGCGTTCGACCAGGGTGAACTCGCACATGTTGTCGAACGATTGAGCTTAGGAAGGGTAGATGAGGATGCTCTCCTCTCCCAGATACCGCGAAGAGAGCCTAGATCCGCCTTGGAACACTTTGAAAGAGCGGTAGAGAAAGAGGCGCAGGGCAATTTGGGGGACAGCTTGCATCATTATCGCAAGGCGTACCGA TTAGATTCCGCGGTTGACAGGACATACCGTAATAAgcattttgctgctgcttggaagAAATCCACACATGGCGGTCCAAAAACCTCAACAGCGAATGGCGCGCCGGCAAGTGGCCAAGATTCCCAAGATGAGCCAGTGGTACTACCTACTCCTGAGCTTATTGCCTCTTTCGCCCACCTGCCAATTCCTCGAGCTGAGCCTGAAATTGAAGGTACACCTCCGCCACCTTGTCCTATTGCGAACATTCCAACCGAGGTCCTACTGGTAATCCTTCGACATGTCGCGTTGATGGACCCTGCATCATTTTGTCGGATGGCGTTGGTCTGCAAGCGCCTGGCATATCATTTCGCCAATGAACAACACATCTGGAAACGACTTTGTCAGGGTTTCGAGTTTGGCTTTAAGTCGATGCATTACTCATTTGCTTGTGACATTCACGGCAATCCTGAGTATATTATGAGGCAACGCTATACGCCCTTTCCATTCTCAGTACCCGTGCAGATTCCTAAGCCATTATCCTCGTGGAGCCAGGTCTTCCAGATGTTCCCTCGAATTCGTTTCACTGGTGTGTACCTAAGCACCGTCAATTATACTCGCCCGGGTGCCGCATCTTCATACCACAATATATCGTGGGACAGTCCCATACATATCGTCACCTATTATCGATATTTACGGTTCTACTCGGATGGTTCAGTCATTTCTATACTGACAACAGCGGAGCCGTTGGATGTTGTTCCTTATATCAGTAAGGAGAATATGAAAGCTGCACGTGCAACTTCCTcgcatcggcatcatcaACGTAATACATCTGATCCAGGTATCACTTTAGCTGGAGGCGCAGAACCGATACCCCCAGTCGCTTTGTCCGCTTTGAAGgaagctcgtcgaggacgtTGGCATCTTGTCAAGCCACTTGCCGCTTCTGAGTCAGAAGACGACAACCGCATACCGTCGGTTTCCGACCGGCCGCCCTTCCCAGTCAGAACAGTGCACACTCCTGCCCTGGATCCCCGAGATGTCATCATTGAAACTGAAGGTGTCGGTTCAAAGTACACGTACACAATGCATCTGTCTCTCCGGTCGTCCTCTGGAGGGTCGAAGCCTGCCAACCCCACAGCCACACCAGCCAACACATCGAAAAATACGAAGCTTGTGTGGAAGGGATTCTGGAGTCACAACAAGCTGACCGACGACTGGGCTGAGTTTGGACTTCGCAATGATCGAGCATTTGTGTTCCGAAGGGTTCGCGGTTGGGGTATGTGA
- a CDS encoding putative mitochondrial carrier protein, producing the protein MSDEATDAASNCRHLFQETRTAGLGHNPAESWPWNREDTTMATTSGAVTGPAPVTERKDGDISITQRMVSATGGSILTALLATPLDVVRVRLQSQSSVQNASPYTSHTTQTLKHLPPNLGVTACCREVFWFGQDPQVCMVGPGTGTIGNSAPALADCAVEETQRRTFTSTLDGLRKIARNEGTLALWRGLSPTLMMSIPANVIYFAGYDWLRADEKSPIKRFFPAAYAPLVAGSVARIAAASAISPIEMFRTRLQATPGTGAGHFKATLEDLHQMTQVHGYRALWRGLTLTMWRDVPFSGLYWWGYEECKRYLLDLRREAYNHHLLRHVSSSALQHDLDTPTFLESFLSGALSGSLAAFVTTPFDVGKTRQQVFRHMGDGGPSSLRGSVAPETLRPEQLSLPKFLMHIFREEGMAGLFRGWVARCLKVAPACAIMISTYELGKKMARGVNERRQLADEAHSDSV; encoded by the exons ATGTCAGACGAGGCGACCGACGCAGCTTCTAATTGTCGACATCTATTTCAAGAGACGAGAACCGCTGGATTAGGACACAACCCGGCAGAGTCATGGCCATGGAACCGTGAAGATACAACGATGGCGACTACTTCTGGGGCTGTAACAGGCCCTGCTCCAGTCACTGAGCGGAAGGATGGTGACATTTCAATCACACAGCGCATGGTATCGGCCACAGGCGGTAGCATCCTGACGGCTTTACTAG CAACTCCTCTTGACGTCGTCCGTGTCCGACTTCAATCACAATCTTCCGTTCAAAATGCATCCCCCTACACCTCTCACACAACCCAGACACTAAAACACTTGCCACCGAATCTGGGAGTAACTGCTTGTTGCCGCGAAGTGTTCTGGTTTGGTCAAGATCCACAAGTGTGTATGGTAGGTCCAGGCACAGGGACCATAGGAAACTCTGCGCCGGCCCTAGCGGACTGTGCAGTCGAAGAAACGCAGCGCAGGACGTTTACCTCCACTTTGGATGGCCTGCGCAAGATCGCCCGGAATGAAGGCACTCTGGCACTTTGGCGTGGTCTTAGTCCCACATTGATGATGAGCATTCCTGCCAATGTCATCTACTTTGCCGGATACGATTGGTTACGCGCCGATGAAAAAAGTCCCATCAAACGGTTCTTTCCCGCTGCCTACGCTCCCTTAGTTGCTGGCTCTGTCGCGCGAATTGCCGCTGCATCAGCGATCAGCCCGATTGAGATGTTTCGGACGCGTCTGCAGGCCACTCCCGGTACGGGTGCAGGGCATTTCAAGGCCACGTTGGAGGATCTGCATCAAATGACCCAGGTGCATGGCTATAGGGCTCTTTGGCGCGGATTGACCCTCACAATGTGGCGCGATGTTCCATTTTCTGGATTATACTGGTGGGGATACGAGGAATGCAAACGCTATCTTCTCGATCTACGCAGGGAAGCCTACAACCATCATCTCCTGCGTCATGTTTCGTCCTCTGCTCTTCAGCATGATTTAGATACCCCGACTTTTCTCGAAAGCTTTCTATCTGGCGCGTTGTCAGGTTCTCTGGCGGCATTTGTTACCACTCCTTTTGACGTTGGCAAAACGCGCCAGCAGGTGTTCCGACACATGGGTGATGGCGGTCCAAGCAGTTTGCGAGGCAGCGTAGCGCCGGAAACACTTCGACCTGAGCAGCTGTCTCTGCCTAAATTTCTTATGCACATCTTCCGTGAAGAAGGCATGGCAGGCCTTTTCCGCGGTTGGGTTGCGCGTTGCTTGAAGGTGGCGCCTGCTTGTGCTATCATGATTTCCACGTATGAACTTGGAAAGAAGATGGCCCGGGGCGTTAACGAGAGACGGCAGTTGGCGGACGAAGCTCATTCCGACTCCGTATAA
- the hsp60 gene encoding chaperone ATPase HSP60 — protein sequence MQRALSSRTSVLSAASKRAAFTKPAGLNLQQQRFAHKELKFGVEARAQLLKGVDTLAKAVTSTLGPKGRNVLIESPYGSPKITKDGVSVAKAITLQDKFENLGARLLQDVASKTNEIAGDGTTTATVLARAIFSETVKNVAAGCNPMDLRRGIQAAVDAVVDYLQKNKRDITTGEEIAQVATISANGDTHIGKLISTAMERVGKEGVITVKEGKTIEDELEVTEGMRFDRGYTSPYFITDTKSQKVEFEKPLILLSEKKISAVQDIIPALEASTTLRRPLVIIAEDIEGEALAVCILNKLRGQLQVAAVKAPGFGDNRKSILGDLAVLTNGTVFTDELDIKLEKLTPDMLGSTGAITITKEDTIILNGEGSKDAIAQRCEQIRGVMADPSTSEYEKEKLQERLAKLSGGVAVIKVGGASEVEVGEKKDRVVDALNATRAAVEEGILPGGGTALLKAAANGLDNVKPENFDQQLGVSIIKNAITRPARTIVENAGLEGSVIVGKLTDEFAKDFNRGFDSSKGEYVDMISSGILDPLKVVRTALLDASGVASLLGTTEVAIVEAPEEKGPAAPGMGGMGGMGGMGGGMF from the exons ATGCAGAGAGCTCTTTCTTCCAGGACGTCTGTCCTTTCCGCTGCCTCCAAACGGGCTGCTTTCACCAAGCCCGCTGGCCTtaacctgcagcagcagcgtTTCGCCCACAAG GAGCTCAAGTTCGGTGTCGAAGCCCGTGCTCAGCTCCTCAAGGGTGTTGACACTCTGGCCAAGGCCGTGACTTCGACTCTTGGTCCTAAGGGTCGTAACGTCCTTATCGAGTCTCCCTATGGCTCCCCTAAGATCACCAAGG ATGGTGTCTCTGTTGCCAAGGCCATCACTCTCCAAGACAAGTTCGAGAACCTCGGTGCTCGCCTCCTCCAGGATGTCGCTTCTAAGACCAACGAGATTGCTGGTGACGGTACCACCACCGCTACCGTCCTTGCCCGTGCCATCTTCTCTGAGACCGTGAAGAATGTTGCTGCTGGCTGCAACCCCATGGATCTGCGCCGCGGTATCCAGgctgctgttgatgctgtCGTCGACTACCTCCAGAAGAACAAGCGTGACATCACCACCGGTGAGGAGATCGCTCAGGTTGCTACTATCTCCGCTAACGGTGACACCCACATCGGTAAGCTGATCTCCACCGCCATGGAGCGTGTTGGCAAGGAGGGTGTCATCACTGTCAAGGAGGGCAAGACCATTGAGGATGAGCTCGAGGTCACTGAGGGTATGCGCTTCGACCGTGGATACACCTCCCCCTACTTCATCACCGATACCAAGTCCCAGAAGGTTGAGTTTGAGAAGCCTCTGATTCTGCTGtctgagaagaagatctCTGCCGTTCAGGACATCATCCCCGCCCTTGAGGCCTCCACCACCCTCCGCCGCCCCCTGGTTATTATCGCAGAGGACATTGAGGGTGAGGCTCTCGCCGTCTGCATTCTGAACAAGCTTCGTGGCCAGCTGCAGGTCGCTGCTGTCAAGGCTCCTGGATTCGGTGACAACCGCAAGAGCATCCTGGGCGATCTTGCCGTCCTTACCAACGGTACCGTCTTCACTGATGAGCTCGACATCAAACTCGAGAAGCTTACCCCCGATATGCTTGGTTCCACCGgcgccatcaccatcaccaaggAGGACACCATCATCCTGAACGGGGAGGGCAGCAAGGACGCCATTGCCCAGCGCTGCGAGCAGATTCGCGGTGTCATGGCGGACCCCAGCACCTCCGAAtacgagaaggagaagctccAGGAGCGTCTAGCTAAGCTCTCTGGCGGTGTTGCCGTCATCAAGGTCGGTGGTGCCTCCGAGGTTGAGGTCGGTGAGAAGAAGGACCGTGTTGTCGATGCTCTCAATGCTACCCgtgctgctgttgaggagGGTATCCTCCCCGGTGGTGGTACCGCCCTTCTCAAGGCCGCCGCCAACGGCCTTGACAATGTCAAGCCCGAGAACTTCGACCAGCAACTCGGTGTGAGCATCATCAAGAATGCCATCACCCGCCCCGCTCGCACCATTGTTGAGAACGCCGGCCTCGAGGGCAGCGTCATTGTCGGCAAGCTGACCGACGAGTTCGCCAAGGACTTCAACCGCGGTTTCGACAGCTCCAAGGGCGAGTACGTCGACATGATCTCCAGCGGTATCCTCGATCCCCTCAAGGTTGTTCGCACCGCTCTGCTCGACGCCAGCGGTGTCGCCTCCCTGCTCGGTACCACCGAGGTCGCTATTGTTGAGGCCCCTGAGGAGAAGGGCCCCGCTGCTCCTGGCATGGGTGGTATGGGTGGTATGGGCGGCATGGGTGGCGGCATGTTCTAA